GTACGGGCCGTCGATGGACCGGGTGCGGCGCGGGGAGCTACCCTGGACCAAGATCGACGACCTGCACCGGATGGCGCTCGAAGAAACGCTGCAGGAGTTCGGCATCGGCTCCTTCACCGAGGAAGAAAAGGTCGAGCTCAATCTGGCGTGGCACCGGCTCGATCCCTGGCCGGACGCGGTCAGGGGGCTGCGGCGCCTGAAGAAGCGCTATATCGTCGCCACCCTCTCCAACGGCAACGTGCGGTTGCTGGTCGACATGGCCAAGCACGCCGGGTTGCCGTGGGACTGCATCTTTTCCGCCGAGACCTTCCGCCGCTACAAGCGCGACGCCGAGGTCTATCTGGGCGCGGTCGATATGCTGGGCTTAAAGCCTTCCCAGGTCATGATGGTGG
This DNA window, taken from Pelomicrobium methylotrophicum, encodes the following:
- a CDS encoding haloacid dehalogenase type II; this translates as MSALPFDPASIQALAFDVFGTVVDWHGGIVRQGRRLTRGRKLKVDWSAFANAWRSKYGPSMDRVRRGELPWTKIDDLHRMALEETLQEFGIGSFTEEEKVELNLAWHRLDPWPDAVRGLRRLKKRYIVATLSNGNVRLLVDMAKHAGLPWDCIFSAETFRRYKRDAEVYLGAVDMLGLKPSQVMMVAAHQDDLRAAHEVGMRTAFVRRPLEYGDPKKKDLTPDPVFDLVVDDFEHLAERLGA